A genomic segment from Halonatronomonas betaini encodes:
- the rplK gene encoding 50S ribosomal protein L11 yields the protein MAKKVIGKIKLQIPGGQANPAPPVGPALGQHGVNIMEFCKSFNAKTSDNQGTLIPVEITVYADRSFDFITKTPPAAVLIKEAIGLESGSGEPDVNKVGSISRDDLQKIAEIKMEDLNAADMDAAISMIAGTARSMGVTVKK from the coding sequence ATGGCTAAAAAAGTAATTGGTAAAATTAAATTACAAATTCCTGGAGGTCAGGCTAATCCTGCACCACCAGTTGGACCTGCTTTAGGTCAGCATGGAGTAAATATAATGGAATTTTGTAAGTCATTTAATGCAAAAACATCTGACAATCAAGGGACTTTAATCCCGGTAGAAATTACAGTTTACGCTGATAGAAGTTTTGACTTTATTACTAAAACTCCACCTGCAGCTGTTTTGATTAAGGAAGCTATTGGACTTGAATCTGGATCAGGTGAGCCAGATGTTAATAAAGTCGGTAGCATCAGCAGAGATGATTTACAAAAAATTGCTGAAATTAAGATGGAAGATTTAAATGCAGCTGATATGGATGCTGCTATAAGTATGATAGCTGGAACAGCAAGAAGTATGGGAGTTACAGTCAAGAAGTAA
- the rplJ gene encoding 50S ribosomal protein L10 produces the protein MVRPEKKEAVAEIKDKINQSKSMVIADYLGLDVAEMTELRSQLRDQGVEFRVVKNTLASIAADESDMEEMKEFLTGPTAIAFGMEDAVSPAKVLVDFAKDHEVLEIKAGVLNKKIMNAERVKALAEIPDRETLLAQLLANMKSPITGLVRVLDGNISGLVRTLNQIREQKEAQ, from the coding sequence ATGGTAAGGCCTGAGAAAAAAGAGGCTGTAGCTGAAATTAAAGATAAAATTAATCAGTCAAAGTCTATGGTGATCGCTGATTATCTTGGGCTCGATGTGGCTGAAATGACTGAGCTTAGAAGTCAACTTCGAGATCAGGGGGTTGAATTTAGAGTAGTAAAGAATACTTTAGCTTCAATTGCTGCTGATGAGTCTGATATGGAAGAGATGAAAGAGTTTTTAACTGGACCAACTGCTATTGCATTTGGAATGGAAGATGCTGTTTCACCGGCAAAAGTATTAGTTGATTTTGCAAAAGATCATGAGGTATTGGAAATTAAAGCAGGAGTATTAAATAAAAAGATTATGAATGCTGAGAGGGTTAAAGCTCTCGCTGAAATACCTGATAGAGAAACACTATTAGCCCAGTTATTAGCTAATATGAAGTCACCTATAACAGGATTAGTAAGAGTATTGGATGGAAATATTTCTGGACTGGTAAGAACATTAAATCAAATAAGAGAACAAAAGGAAGCACAATAA
- the rplL gene encoding 50S ribosomal protein L7/L12 — MNKEELIEAIENMSVLELAELVEELEEKFGVSAAAPVAVAGGGAGGGEAEEEQTEFDVFLADIGAKKINVIKAVRELTGLGLKDAKAVVDEAPGNVKEGIGKEEAEEMKEKLEEAGATVELK; from the coding sequence ATGAATAAAGAAGAACTTATTGAAGCAATTGAAAATATGTCAGTGTTGGAATTAGCAGAATTAGTTGAGGAATTAGAAGAGAAGTTTGGTGTTAGCGCAGCAGCTCCAGTAGCAGTTGCAGGTGGCGGCGCCGGTGGTGGCGAAGCTGAAGAAGAGCAGACTGAGTTTGATGTATTCCTAGCAGATATTGGCGCTAAGAAGATTAATGTAATTAAAGCTGTTAGAGAATTAACTGGACTTGGCTTAAAAGATGCTAAAGCTGTTGTTGATGAAGCACCAGGTAATGTAAAAGAAGGTATTGGCAAAGAAGAAGCTGAAGAAATGAAAGAAAAATTAGAAGAAGCTGGTGCAACTGTAGAACTTAAGTAA
- the rplA gene encoding 50S ribosomal protein L1: MSNRSKRYLEAVEKYEREKKYEAKEAIGIAKDLASANFDETLEVAANLGVNPKHADQNVRGTVVLPNGTGKDVTLLVFAKGEKAREAEEAGADFVGAEDLAEKIEDGWLDFDLAIATPDMMSVVGKLGRILGPKGLMPNPKAGTVTFDLEQSIKEFKAGKLEYRVDKNGVIHVPFGKASFDNEDLVENFKTLLDTLVRERPAAAKGRYLRTVTVSSTMGPGVRIEPSSVMTLIGR; this comes from the coding sequence ATGAGTAATAGAAGCAAACGTTATTTAGAAGCAGTTGAAAAATATGAGAGAGAAAAGAAATATGAAGCTAAAGAAGCAATAGGTATTGCTAAAGATTTAGCTTCTGCAAATTTCGATGAAACTCTGGAAGTGGCCGCTAATTTAGGAGTAAACCCTAAACATGCTGATCAGAATGTTAGAGGTACAGTAGTACTACCTAATGGAACCGGTAAAGATGTTACTCTTCTTGTTTTTGCCAAAGGTGAAAAGGCAAGAGAGGCAGAGGAAGCCGGGGCTGATTTTGTAGGTGCTGAGGATCTGGCAGAAAAGATTGAAGATGGCTGGTTAGATTTTGATTTGGCAATAGCTACACCTGATATGATGAGTGTAGTTGGAAAGCTTGGACGTATTTTAGGACCAAAAGGTTTAATGCCTAATCCTAAAGCAGGTACTGTTACTTTTGATCTGGAACAGTCAATCAAAGAATTTAAAGCAGGTAAATTAGAATATAGAGTAGATAAGAATGGAGTTATTCATGTTCCATTCGGCAAGGCTTCATTTGATAATGAAGATCTTGTAGAAAACTTTAAGACTCTATTAGATACCCTGGTTAGAGAGAGGCCTGCAGCAGCAAAGGGTAGATATTTAAGGACTGTAACAGTTTCAAGTACTATGGGTCCAGGTGTTAGAATTGAGCCTTCTTCAGTTATGACATTGATTGGCAGATAA